GGGACGTAATGGGCAATTCGGTCATTCGTGAAACATATGCTTCAATTCCGGCCAATCCCGCTTCCCGACGTGCTTCCTCATGCGTCATACCTGTGCATGTGATATCCGTCAAAAGCGGAGTCGGCCCTTCCGACAAAGCGTCAGCTACCTGGACGCGGCATTGAGCTAATGGAAGCTGCTTCAACTCCCCCTCCTCCCAAATATGAAAAATCCCCGATATTTCGGAAGTTAATGAACTAAAGTAGGAAAGCAATCCACTCGACTCATTTCTGCCTGAATGTCGTTCAAGTAGCAGATCGGGATCCTGAACCCGTTTAGCTGACGTTTCGGTTATCAATGGATGAGGAATAAAGGAATGCCAATTTCCTTCTAACGTTTCTAAATTCAGTAAGTAAAATTGATTATTTCGTACTGATTCTGCTACACCTGTTACCTTTTTGAACAATTCAAATACGATGACATTGGCCAATGTTGCTACTGCTGTTGATGAAGAGCCATATGACTGCGAATCTTGAGAAAGTGCAGAATGATGTAGTCGACGCCATGCTGATTCCCAGCATCCTTCAGAATCTGGATGAACCGACGGACCCGCTAAACCAACCTGCTGTAGAACGATGGCAGGAAGTAAAACTTTCTTCTCTTCTCTACAAAACGTGTGAAGAATACGTAATTCATCGATATCCCCCTCTTGTGAGGTGTACAAAATCCAATCAAACGGTCGTAAAACCTCCCGCAATGAGTCTATGCTCTCTGACCCTAGACTAACCTCCTCCAGCTCGACCTGTGGATCTGTTTTACTGGCATAAGCCGCCAATTCCTCCAAACGCTGCCGATTTGTTGGTACCGACTTCATCATCAACATATGGATTTTAGGTAATCCAGATTCTAACAATGCCGCTATCAACGAAACAAAAAAGGGGCCAGATCCGATAGCCAACACTTTAGCCTGACGATAGGACTCAAAACGATGTGCACCTGAATCGCTTACATTTTCCAAGAATTCAATTTGAAAAGCATACTTTTTTAGTACCTGTTCTGGCATTTGGTGGGGAAGGTCTTTACTTACATCCCGTACAAATCCATTTTGGTACAACAGTTCAGCGATCTTATATATCTGGTCTCGATGCTCAACCGATAATCCGTTCGTTAAGTCCTCCAGTGTGTGTTCTCCATTGAACATGGGTAAGAGTTTTTCAACCCACTGATTGATCGTCCTCCCTTCTATACGGAACGAACATGAGTTATTTCGAAAATACACACTATCATT
This DNA window, taken from Alteribacillus bidgolensis, encodes the following:
- a CDS encoding putative thiazole-containing bacteriocin maturation protein — its product is MTNLAPSMRLKVKRDTFFIPDSNDSVYFRNNSCSFRIEGRTINQWVEKLLPMFNGEHTLEDLTNGLSVEHRDQIYKIAELLYQNGFVRDVSKDLPHQMPEQVLKKYAFQIEFLENVSDSGAHRFESYRQAKVLAIGSGPFFVSLIAALLESGLPKIHMLMMKSVPTNRQRLEELAAYASKTDPQVELEEVSLGSESIDSLREVLRPFDWILYTSQEGDIDELRILHTFCREEKKVLLPAIVLQQVGLAGPSVHPDSEGCWESAWRRLHHSALSQDSQSYGSSSTAVATLANVIVFELFKKVTGVAESVRNNQFYLLNLETLEGNWHSFIPHPLITETSAKRVQDPDLLLERHSGRNESSGLLSYFSSLTSEISGIFHIWEEGELKQLPLAQCRVQVADALSEGPTPLLTDITCTGMTHEEARREAGLAGIEAYVSRMTELPITSPQKEVNITVDSQEFVGVGAGETVAEGIARGLQKCLTEELEKQRVNQKLRVFRFQLNKVEDEQCLFYLQALTTMKGAPKLGMGEEMCGFPVVWVGTGEHWYSSVGLNVTMALRKALQQALSTEQNKAAYLETKELKKTSVLLEEKDSKSLVIPACEETPSREMLKSAMQVLKYHHKQLLVLDLALEPFLKKQLAGVFGVLFQKEESK